One window from the genome of Pieris napi chromosome 3, ilPieNapi1.2, whole genome shotgun sequence encodes:
- the LOC125063268 gene encoding uncharacterized protein LOC125063268 isoform X1, with protein sequence MALFWCIIAGLLVAVQAQSNYGSQANNVEYQGDGLPEQTVLDGKVTKLDDLSPVIFLNRTRAALNCAAGSMQIELKFNEKFYGIAYADFDRNSACQVAGKGATSYKLDLPLKGCGTKQDPLRVFTNNIVVRFHPGLEMDGDEVITIVCRYPPPIVPVAKPFIATPEAAGPLPAKAPLAGTHILMIICAILFLTLLLLGLGVSYLCLRRRALPVPRRLIDDSSASIISRESIQEVKIPRAHPVYPVAAESASVASDTIPSDYPSETPSEAEHAHVNPSFLVDEYQSEGYNESQETTHTHSRMAGAPPAFDVRVRVQRPPAPPSPQSTITTTEVDGGSMRQTLIEEHERQESVRTMSPGALPLPARAAHVQPPERPPRPPVLYTEVQRDRQDWARRPRSIISLNTEMTDTHSVTEVTDGSHARMFHIKKPPPLPPMVRERLETEEQEMLMESLEPMPETPIMAPRKPEITSHVVDDVFLRTITEKKTIEDIERHKRLVTEYKQVPPLPPQFDVTIRNHTLPEAQWENFSDISSASGMTLTPKMERVPMSLPPQKFIGKGGPDLFSPELIKQTATNYHQSPDLPLLPELPPARNPLFREEDDDDVPEPTPAPPVPPNWSVLTRVLKTEAQDEVLSETERSYRLTREERLRWRELITHESTLRRELARSSTREEFSRLAHDHRFAPLYAPPKWEVIIRILAPPERPPKNRYRKKSEWDSRSRRSSLPTLYEYDSDATSLREPRSRRSSYRSDHVDMRSMSEMMVDYAREQADTHSEVSGTLHGQYYDDDSDSEHPRYHQHPSWRNSLHRSLSQPSLARSDTEVTEQWTVPEGDVTPTPGRRIRGPQGLTTFTSSEVRTFQATREWRE encoded by the exons ATGGCGTTGTTCTGGTGTATAATAGCCGGTCTCCTGGTGGCGGTGCAGGCGCAGTCGAACTATGGATCGCAGGCCAACAACGTTGAATACCAGGGAGATGGTCTGCCCGAACAGACTGTACTTGATGGCAAG gtgACGAAACTGGATGATCTCAGTCCAGTTATATTTCTAAATCGAACGAGAGCGGCGTTAAACTGTGCAGCTGGTTCTATGCAG ATTGAACTGAAGTTTAATGAGAAATTCTACGGAATTGCATACGCAGATTTCGACAGAAACTCCGCTTGCCAGGTTGCTGGTAAAGGTGCTACTTCCTACAAACTCGACCTTCCATTAAAAGGATGTGGGACTAAACAg GATCCATTGCGTGTTTTCACGAACAACATAGTGGTTCGCTTCCATCCGGGATTGGAAATGGATGGCGATGAAGTTATAACAATCGTATGCAGATATCCGCCACCCATCGTGCCCGTTGCTAAGCCTTTTATTGCAac GCCAGAAGCAGCAGGTCCATTACCAGCCAAGGCACCGTTAGCAGGCACTCATATACTCATGATCATCTGCGCTATTCTCTTCTTGACACTTCTCTTACTGGGTCTCGGCGTCTCCTACTTATGTCTGCGTAGGAGAGCTCTCCCCGTGCCAAGAAGACTTATTGATGACTCCTCAGCTTCCATCATTAGTAGAGAGAGTATTCAAG AAGTAAAGATTCCCCGAGCTCACCCTGTTTACCCGGTGGCTGCCGAAAGCGCCAGTGTAGCATCAGATACCATTCCTTCAGACTATCCATCGGAGACTCCAAGTGAAGCTGAGCATGCGCACGTAAACCCAAGCTTCTTGGTTGACGAGTACCAAAGTGAAG GCTACAATGAGTCGCAAGAGacgacacacacacactctcGCATGGCTGGTGCGCCGCCCGCCTTTGACGTTCGCGTGAGAGTTCAACGACCTCCAGCTCCACCATCGCCACAATCTACCATCACTACTACAGAAGTGGATGGCGGAAGTATGAg GCAAACGTTAATAGAGGAGCATGAGCGTCAAGAATCAGTTCGTACGATGTCACCCGGTGCATTGCCGTTACCAGCGCGAGCTGCGCATGTGCAGCCTCCCGAACGACCTCCCAGACCGCCTGTTCTGTACACTGAGGTTCAGAGAGATCGACAG GATTGGGCTCGCCGACCGCGGTCCATAATTTCACTCAACACAGAGATGACTGACACTCACTCTGTCACCGAAGTCACTGATGGTTCGCATGCCAGGATGTTCCATATTAAG AAACCACCTCCACTGCCTCCAATGGTCCGGGAGCGTCTGGAGACGGAAGAACAAGAAATGCTGATGGAAAGCCTCGAACCTATGCCTGAGACTCCCATCATGGCTCCAAG AAAACCCGAGATAACATCTCATGTAGTTGACGATGTCTTCCTACGAACGATAACCGAAAAGAAGACGATAGAAGATATAGAGCGTCATAAACGGTTGGTGACAGAGTACAAACAAGTCCCACCACTACCACCGCAGTTCGATGTCACCATTCGAAACCACACATTGCCTGAAGCACAGTGGGAGAACTTCTCAGACATCAGCTCAGCTTCAGGAATGACACTCACACCGAAAATGGAAAGAGTGCCAATGTCTTTGCCGCCGCAGAAATTTATTG GTAAAGGCGGCCCCGATCTTTTCTCTCCCGAACTTATAAAGCAAACAGCAACCAACTACCACCAGTCCCCAGACCTTCCACTGCTACCAGAGTTGCCACCAGCTCGCAACCCCCTCTTCCGGGAAGAGGATGATGACGACGTACCGGAACCAACTCCAGCACCTCCTGTTCCACCGAACTGGAGTGTTCTAACACGTGTCTTGAAGACGGAAGCACAGGATGAG GTCCTGTCAGAAACAGAGCGTTCCTACCGCTTAACACGTGAGGAACGTCTTCGTTGGCGCGAGCTGATTACTCACGAGAGTACTCTTAGGAGGGAACTGGCTCGCTCCTCTACTCGTGAGGAATTCTCACGACTTGCGCATGACCATCGCTTCGCGCCATTGTATGCACCTCCTAAATGGGAGGTTATTATTCGAATTTTGGCGCCACCTGAAAGACCACCCAAG AACCGCTACCGCAAGAAGTCAGAATGGGACTCCCGGTCCCGTCGTAGTTCACTACCAACGTTGTATGAGTATGATAGCGATGCAACTTCACTCCGAGAGCCTCGTTCCCGACGATCCTCCTACCGCAGTGATCATGTTGATATGAG aTCAATGTCAGAGATGATGGTTGACTACGCGAGAGAACAAGCCGACACTCATTCAGAAGTATCTGGTACACTCCATGGACAATACTACGATGACGATAGTGATTCTGAACATCCTAGATACCATCAGCACCC
- the LOC125063268 gene encoding uncharacterized protein LOC125063268 isoform X2, translated as MALFWCIIAGLLVAVQAQSNYGSQANNVEYQGDGLPEQTVLDGKVTKLDDLSPVIFLNRTRAALNCAAGSMQIELKFNEKFYGIAYADFDRNSACQVAGKGATSYKLDLPLKGCGTKQDPLRVFTNNIVVRFHPGLEMDGDEVITIVCRYPPPIVPVAKPFIATPEAAGPLPAKAPLAGTHILMIICAILFLTLLLLGLGVSYLCLRRRALPVPRRLIDDSSASIISRESIQEVKIPRAHPVYPVAAESASVASDTIPSDYPSETPSEAEHAHVNPSFLVDEYQSEGYNESQETTHTHSRMAGAPPAFDVRVRVQRPPAPPSPQSTITTTEVDGGSMRQTLIEEHERQESVRTMSPGALPLPARAAHVQPPERPPRPPVLYTEVQRDRQKPPPLPPMVRERLETEEQEMLMESLEPMPETPIMAPRKPEITSHVVDDVFLRTITEKKTIEDIERHKRLVTEYKQVPPLPPQFDVTIRNHTLPEAQWENFSDISSASGMTLTPKMERVPMSLPPQKFIGKGGPDLFSPELIKQTATNYHQSPDLPLLPELPPARNPLFREEDDDDVPEPTPAPPVPPNWSVLTRVLKTEAQDEVLSETERSYRLTREERLRWRELITHESTLRRELARSSTREEFSRLAHDHRFAPLYAPPKWEVIIRILAPPERPPKNRYRKKSEWDSRSRRSSLPTLYEYDSDATSLREPRSRRSSYRSDHVDMRSMSEMMVDYAREQADTHSEVSGTLHGQYYDDDSDSEHPRYHQHPSWRNSLHRSLSQPSLARSDTEVTEQWTVPEGDVTPTPGRRIRGPQGLTTFTSSEVRTFQATREWRE; from the exons ATGGCGTTGTTCTGGTGTATAATAGCCGGTCTCCTGGTGGCGGTGCAGGCGCAGTCGAACTATGGATCGCAGGCCAACAACGTTGAATACCAGGGAGATGGTCTGCCCGAACAGACTGTACTTGATGGCAAG gtgACGAAACTGGATGATCTCAGTCCAGTTATATTTCTAAATCGAACGAGAGCGGCGTTAAACTGTGCAGCTGGTTCTATGCAG ATTGAACTGAAGTTTAATGAGAAATTCTACGGAATTGCATACGCAGATTTCGACAGAAACTCCGCTTGCCAGGTTGCTGGTAAAGGTGCTACTTCCTACAAACTCGACCTTCCATTAAAAGGATGTGGGACTAAACAg GATCCATTGCGTGTTTTCACGAACAACATAGTGGTTCGCTTCCATCCGGGATTGGAAATGGATGGCGATGAAGTTATAACAATCGTATGCAGATATCCGCCACCCATCGTGCCCGTTGCTAAGCCTTTTATTGCAac GCCAGAAGCAGCAGGTCCATTACCAGCCAAGGCACCGTTAGCAGGCACTCATATACTCATGATCATCTGCGCTATTCTCTTCTTGACACTTCTCTTACTGGGTCTCGGCGTCTCCTACTTATGTCTGCGTAGGAGAGCTCTCCCCGTGCCAAGAAGACTTATTGATGACTCCTCAGCTTCCATCATTAGTAGAGAGAGTATTCAAG AAGTAAAGATTCCCCGAGCTCACCCTGTTTACCCGGTGGCTGCCGAAAGCGCCAGTGTAGCATCAGATACCATTCCTTCAGACTATCCATCGGAGACTCCAAGTGAAGCTGAGCATGCGCACGTAAACCCAAGCTTCTTGGTTGACGAGTACCAAAGTGAAG GCTACAATGAGTCGCAAGAGacgacacacacacactctcGCATGGCTGGTGCGCCGCCCGCCTTTGACGTTCGCGTGAGAGTTCAACGACCTCCAGCTCCACCATCGCCACAATCTACCATCACTACTACAGAAGTGGATGGCGGAAGTATGAg GCAAACGTTAATAGAGGAGCATGAGCGTCAAGAATCAGTTCGTACGATGTCACCCGGTGCATTGCCGTTACCAGCGCGAGCTGCGCATGTGCAGCCTCCCGAACGACCTCCCAGACCGCCTGTTCTGTACACTGAGGTTCAGAGAGATCGACAG AAACCACCTCCACTGCCTCCAATGGTCCGGGAGCGTCTGGAGACGGAAGAACAAGAAATGCTGATGGAAAGCCTCGAACCTATGCCTGAGACTCCCATCATGGCTCCAAG AAAACCCGAGATAACATCTCATGTAGTTGACGATGTCTTCCTACGAACGATAACCGAAAAGAAGACGATAGAAGATATAGAGCGTCATAAACGGTTGGTGACAGAGTACAAACAAGTCCCACCACTACCACCGCAGTTCGATGTCACCATTCGAAACCACACATTGCCTGAAGCACAGTGGGAGAACTTCTCAGACATCAGCTCAGCTTCAGGAATGACACTCACACCGAAAATGGAAAGAGTGCCAATGTCTTTGCCGCCGCAGAAATTTATTG GTAAAGGCGGCCCCGATCTTTTCTCTCCCGAACTTATAAAGCAAACAGCAACCAACTACCACCAGTCCCCAGACCTTCCACTGCTACCAGAGTTGCCACCAGCTCGCAACCCCCTCTTCCGGGAAGAGGATGATGACGACGTACCGGAACCAACTCCAGCACCTCCTGTTCCACCGAACTGGAGTGTTCTAACACGTGTCTTGAAGACGGAAGCACAGGATGAG GTCCTGTCAGAAACAGAGCGTTCCTACCGCTTAACACGTGAGGAACGTCTTCGTTGGCGCGAGCTGATTACTCACGAGAGTACTCTTAGGAGGGAACTGGCTCGCTCCTCTACTCGTGAGGAATTCTCACGACTTGCGCATGACCATCGCTTCGCGCCATTGTATGCACCTCCTAAATGGGAGGTTATTATTCGAATTTTGGCGCCACCTGAAAGACCACCCAAG AACCGCTACCGCAAGAAGTCAGAATGGGACTCCCGGTCCCGTCGTAGTTCACTACCAACGTTGTATGAGTATGATAGCGATGCAACTTCACTCCGAGAGCCTCGTTCCCGACGATCCTCCTACCGCAGTGATCATGTTGATATGAG aTCAATGTCAGAGATGATGGTTGACTACGCGAGAGAACAAGCCGACACTCATTCAGAAGTATCTGGTACACTCCATGGACAATACTACGATGACGATAGTGATTCTGAACATCCTAGATACCATCAGCACCC